One stretch of Agelaius phoeniceus isolate bAgePho1 chromosome 15, bAgePho1.hap1, whole genome shotgun sequence DNA includes these proteins:
- the SH3PXD2B gene encoding SH3 and PX domain-containing protein 2B isoform X2, producing MPRRSIAEVKVLDVQKRRIPNKHYVYIIKVTWSNGATEVIYRRYSKFFDLQMQMLDKFPMEGGQKDPKQRIIPFLPGKILFRRSHIRDVAVKRLIPIDEYCKALIQLPPYISQCEEVLQFFETRPDDLSPPKEEPIGKKRSGADCASAEPLVLEQYVVVADYQKQESSEISLCVGQVVDIIEKNESGWWFVSTLEEQGWVPATCLEAQDGVQDEFSMQPDEEEKYTVIYPYTARDQDEMNLDKGAVVVVTQKNLEGWWKIRYQGQEGWAPASYLRKGNGDGFPPKLGSGSPAHSGALDLDGISRQQLLASRDKDGLGGQRDSRLESRALPSADIRRKSPKMRQRPPPRRDLTIPRGLNLPKPPVPPQVEEEYYTIADFQTTIPDGISFQAGMKVEVIEKNLSGWWYIQIEEKEGWAPATFIDKYKKTSNASRPNFLAPLPNEMAQLRLGDTDGGSASEEVTGPCRPLPEAPPNGMDCTGRWGKDWKGKEDSGDLSFAGGYEEISDRDTEEKPSLPPRKESIIKSEGELLERQRPPPKPPGMILPMIPPKQSAAPKDSKKPELKAEKGKLFQLKNEMGLECGHKVSAKEVKKPNLRPIVKPTKPKAEPMEDKPEPITQNPFLKSRPQIRPKPAASPRPEAPPADDRLDICSLRSKLRPAKCPEKPSEQDPAAGESSFSNAALSSEPCGRFPERPGTESKALPKLDIAPKEALPKSPLGPASPPCARDAPQRPVVPPRRPPPPKKMGAPAAMAAEPRAPVREAPEARPSAVPGRPMLVPPKAKPFLAACMPDEAKARINPKVISKPVERGEAKERPSAAISGPDVSREALYVAVADFEGDEETNSFREGTLFEVREKNSSGWWFCRVLAGGPCWEGWIPSNYLRKKP from the exons ATGCAGATGCTGGACAAGTTCCCCATGGAAGGAGGCCAGAAGGACCCCAAGCAGAGGATCATCCCCTTTCTGCCAG GGAAGATTCTGTTCCGCCGGAGCCACATCCGCGACGTGGCGGTGAAACGGCTGATCCCCATCGATGAGTACTGCAAG GCTCTGATCCAGCTGCCCCCCTACATCTCCCAGTGTGAGGAGGTGCTGCAGTTCTTCGAGACACGGCCCGACGACCTGAGCCCCCCCAAAGA gGAGCCCATTGGGAAGAAGAGGTCTG GAGCTGACTGTGCCTCGGCCGAGCCCCTGGTGCTGGAGCAGTATGTCGTGGTGGCCGACTACCAGAAGCAGGAGAGCTCGGAGATCAGCCTGTGCGTGGGCCAGGTGGTGGATATCATTGAGAAGAATGAATCAG GCTGGTGGTTTGTGAGCACGCTGGAGGAGCAAGGCTGGGTGCCAGCCACCTGCCTGGAGGCCCAGGATGGAGTCCAGGATGAGTTCTCAATGCAGCCTGATGAAG AGGAGAAGTACACAGTGATTTACCCCTACACTGCAAGAGACCAGGATGAGATGAACCTGGACAAAGGGGCCGTGGTGGTGGTGACCCAGAAGAACCTGGAGGGCTGGTGGAAAATCAG GTACCAGGGCCAGGAGGGCTGGGCCCCTGCCTCCTACCTCAGGAAGGGCAATGGAGATGGGTTCCCACCCAAGCTGGGCTCGGGCTCCCCGGCTCACTCTGGTGCCCTGGATCTGGATGGcatctccaggcagcagctgctggccagcaggGACAAGGACGGGCTGGGGGGCCAGAgggacagcaggctggagagCCGGGCCCTGCCCAGCGCCGACATCCGCCGCA AGTCACCAAAGATGAGGCAGAGGCCACCTCCTCGCCGAGACCTCACCATA ccccgtgGTCTGAACCTGCCTAAGCCTCCTGTCCCCCCTCAAGTGGAAGAGGAATATTACACCATTGCTGACTTCCAGACCACCATCCCTGATGGCATCAGCTTCCAGGCAGGGATGAAAGTAGAG GTTATTGAGAAGAACCTGAGTGGCTGGTGGTACATCCAGATCGAGGAGAAGGAGGGCTGGGCCCCTGCCACCTTCATTGACAAGTACAAGAAAACCAGCAACGCCTCCAGGCCCAATTTCCTGGCTCCCCTCCCCAACGAGATGGCGCAGCTGCGGCTCGGTGACACCGATGGCGGCAGCGCCAGCGAGGAGGTGACAGGGCCCTGCCGACCCCTGCCAGAGGCTCCTCCCAACGGCATGGACTGCACTGGGAGGTGGGGCAAGGActggaaggggaaggaggacAGCGGGGACCTGTCCTTCGCCGGGGGCTATGAGGAGATCTCAGACCGTGACACAGAGGAGAAGCCCAGCCTCCCACCCAGGAAGGAGTCCATCATCAAATCAGAAGGAGAGTTACTAGAGAGGCAGAGGCCTCCCCCCAAGCCCCCAGGCATGATTTTGCCCATGATCCCACCCAAGCAGTCGGCAGCCCCGAAGGACAGCAAGAAGCCGGAGCTCAAAGCGGAGAAGGGCAAACTCTTCCAGCTGAAGAACGAAATGGGGCTGGAGTGTGGACACAAGGTGTCGGCCAAGGAGGTGAAGAAGCCAAACCTCCGGCCCATTGTCAAGCCAACCAAGCCAAAAGCTGAGCCCATGGAAGACAAACCTGAGCCCATCACCCAGAACCCCTTCTTGAAGTCAAGACCTCAGATCAGGCCGAAACCCGCTGCGTCCCCCCGGCCTGAGGCACCCCCAGCCGATGACAGACTGGACATTTGCAGCCTGCGGAGCAAGCTGAGACCTGCCAAGTGCCCAGAGAAGCCCTCGGAGCAGGACCCCGCTGCTGGGGAAAGCTCCTTCAGCAATGCCGCGCTCTCCTCAGAGCCTTGCGGGCGCTTTCCGGAGCGGCCGGGCACGGAGAGCAAAGCCCTTCCCAAGCTGGACATTGCCCCCAAAGAGGCACTGCCCAAATCTCCCCTGGGCCCAGCGAGCCCCCCCTGTGCCCGGGATGCCCCTCAGCGCCCCGTGGTGCCCCCTCGCAGGCCACCCCCTCCCAAGAAGAtgggggctcctgctgccatggccGCCGAGCCCAGGGCCCCGGTGCGGGAAGCCCCCGAGGCCAggccctcagcagtgccaggcaggcCCATGCTGGTCCCTCCCAAAGCCAAGCCCTTCCTCGCTGCCTGCATGCCGGACGAAGCCAAAGCCAGAATAAACCCAAAGGTCATCTCCAAGCCCGTGGAAAGAGGGGAGGCCAAGGAGAGGCCCTCAGCTGCCATCTCTGGGCCTGACGTCTCCAGGGAAGCTCTGTACGTGGCAGTGGCGGATTTTGAAGGTGACGAGGAGACCAACAGCTTCAGAGAAGGGACTTTGTTTGAAGTTCGTGAGAAGAACAGCAGTGGCTGGTGGTTCTGCAGGGTCCTGGCTggggggccctgctgggagggctggaTCCCTTCCAATTACCTGCGGAAGAAGCCGTAG
- the SH3PXD2B gene encoding SH3 and PX domain-containing protein 2B isoform X1 yields the protein MPRRSIAEVKVLDVQKRRIPNKHYVYIIKVTWSNGATEVIYRRYSKFFDLQMQMLDKFPMEGGQKDPKQRIIPFLPGKILFRRSHIRDVAVKRLIPIDEYCKALIQLPPYISQCEEVLQFFETRPDDLSPPKEEPIGKKRSGADCASAEPLVLEQYVVVADYQKQESSEISLCVGQVVDIIEKNESGWWFVSTLEEQGWVPATCLEAQDGVQDEFSMQPDEVPWRYWSLPRHLGRRRTLGDLYTPGWAQEEKYTVIYPYTARDQDEMNLDKGAVVVVTQKNLEGWWKIRYQGQEGWAPASYLRKGNGDGFPPKLGSGSPAHSGALDLDGISRQQLLASRDKDGLGGQRDSRLESRALPSADIRRKSPKMRQRPPPRRDLTIPRGLNLPKPPVPPQVEEEYYTIADFQTTIPDGISFQAGMKVEVIEKNLSGWWYIQIEEKEGWAPATFIDKYKKTSNASRPNFLAPLPNEMAQLRLGDTDGGSASEEVTGPCRPLPEAPPNGMDCTGRWGKDWKGKEDSGDLSFAGGYEEISDRDTEEKPSLPPRKESIIKSEGELLERQRPPPKPPGMILPMIPPKQSAAPKDSKKPELKAEKGKLFQLKNEMGLECGHKVSAKEVKKPNLRPIVKPTKPKAEPMEDKPEPITQNPFLKSRPQIRPKPAASPRPEAPPADDRLDICSLRSKLRPAKCPEKPSEQDPAAGESSFSNAALSSEPCGRFPERPGTESKALPKLDIAPKEALPKSPLGPASPPCARDAPQRPVVPPRRPPPPKKMGAPAAMAAEPRAPVREAPEARPSAVPGRPMLVPPKAKPFLAACMPDEAKARINPKVISKPVERGEAKERPSAAISGPDVSREALYVAVADFEGDEETNSFREGTLFEVREKNSSGWWFCRVLAGGPCWEGWIPSNYLRKKP from the exons ATGCAGATGCTGGACAAGTTCCCCATGGAAGGAGGCCAGAAGGACCCCAAGCAGAGGATCATCCCCTTTCTGCCAG GGAAGATTCTGTTCCGCCGGAGCCACATCCGCGACGTGGCGGTGAAACGGCTGATCCCCATCGATGAGTACTGCAAG GCTCTGATCCAGCTGCCCCCCTACATCTCCCAGTGTGAGGAGGTGCTGCAGTTCTTCGAGACACGGCCCGACGACCTGAGCCCCCCCAAAGA gGAGCCCATTGGGAAGAAGAGGTCTG GAGCTGACTGTGCCTCGGCCGAGCCCCTGGTGCTGGAGCAGTATGTCGTGGTGGCCGACTACCAGAAGCAGGAGAGCTCGGAGATCAGCCTGTGCGTGGGCCAGGTGGTGGATATCATTGAGAAGAATGAATCAG GCTGGTGGTTTGTGAGCACGCTGGAGGAGCAAGGCTGGGTGCCAGCCACCTGCCTGGAGGCCCAGGATGGAGTCCAGGATGAGTTCTCAATGCAGCCTGATGAAG tgccatgGAGGTACTGGTCTCTGCCCAGGCACCTTGGCCGCCGCCGGACCCTCGGGGACTTGTACACCCCTGGATGGGCTCAAG AGGAGAAGTACACAGTGATTTACCCCTACACTGCAAGAGACCAGGATGAGATGAACCTGGACAAAGGGGCCGTGGTGGTGGTGACCCAGAAGAACCTGGAGGGCTGGTGGAAAATCAG GTACCAGGGCCAGGAGGGCTGGGCCCCTGCCTCCTACCTCAGGAAGGGCAATGGAGATGGGTTCCCACCCAAGCTGGGCTCGGGCTCCCCGGCTCACTCTGGTGCCCTGGATCTGGATGGcatctccaggcagcagctgctggccagcaggGACAAGGACGGGCTGGGGGGCCAGAgggacagcaggctggagagCCGGGCCCTGCCCAGCGCCGACATCCGCCGCA AGTCACCAAAGATGAGGCAGAGGCCACCTCCTCGCCGAGACCTCACCATA ccccgtgGTCTGAACCTGCCTAAGCCTCCTGTCCCCCCTCAAGTGGAAGAGGAATATTACACCATTGCTGACTTCCAGACCACCATCCCTGATGGCATCAGCTTCCAGGCAGGGATGAAAGTAGAG GTTATTGAGAAGAACCTGAGTGGCTGGTGGTACATCCAGATCGAGGAGAAGGAGGGCTGGGCCCCTGCCACCTTCATTGACAAGTACAAGAAAACCAGCAACGCCTCCAGGCCCAATTTCCTGGCTCCCCTCCCCAACGAGATGGCGCAGCTGCGGCTCGGTGACACCGATGGCGGCAGCGCCAGCGAGGAGGTGACAGGGCCCTGCCGACCCCTGCCAGAGGCTCCTCCCAACGGCATGGACTGCACTGGGAGGTGGGGCAAGGActggaaggggaaggaggacAGCGGGGACCTGTCCTTCGCCGGGGGCTATGAGGAGATCTCAGACCGTGACACAGAGGAGAAGCCCAGCCTCCCACCCAGGAAGGAGTCCATCATCAAATCAGAAGGAGAGTTACTAGAGAGGCAGAGGCCTCCCCCCAAGCCCCCAGGCATGATTTTGCCCATGATCCCACCCAAGCAGTCGGCAGCCCCGAAGGACAGCAAGAAGCCGGAGCTCAAAGCGGAGAAGGGCAAACTCTTCCAGCTGAAGAACGAAATGGGGCTGGAGTGTGGACACAAGGTGTCGGCCAAGGAGGTGAAGAAGCCAAACCTCCGGCCCATTGTCAAGCCAACCAAGCCAAAAGCTGAGCCCATGGAAGACAAACCTGAGCCCATCACCCAGAACCCCTTCTTGAAGTCAAGACCTCAGATCAGGCCGAAACCCGCTGCGTCCCCCCGGCCTGAGGCACCCCCAGCCGATGACAGACTGGACATTTGCAGCCTGCGGAGCAAGCTGAGACCTGCCAAGTGCCCAGAGAAGCCCTCGGAGCAGGACCCCGCTGCTGGGGAAAGCTCCTTCAGCAATGCCGCGCTCTCCTCAGAGCCTTGCGGGCGCTTTCCGGAGCGGCCGGGCACGGAGAGCAAAGCCCTTCCCAAGCTGGACATTGCCCCCAAAGAGGCACTGCCCAAATCTCCCCTGGGCCCAGCGAGCCCCCCCTGTGCCCGGGATGCCCCTCAGCGCCCCGTGGTGCCCCCTCGCAGGCCACCCCCTCCCAAGAAGAtgggggctcctgctgccatggccGCCGAGCCCAGGGCCCCGGTGCGGGAAGCCCCCGAGGCCAggccctcagcagtgccaggcaggcCCATGCTGGTCCCTCCCAAAGCCAAGCCCTTCCTCGCTGCCTGCATGCCGGACGAAGCCAAAGCCAGAATAAACCCAAAGGTCATCTCCAAGCCCGTGGAAAGAGGGGAGGCCAAGGAGAGGCCCTCAGCTGCCATCTCTGGGCCTGACGTCTCCAGGGAAGCTCTGTACGTGGCAGTGGCGGATTTTGAAGGTGACGAGGAGACCAACAGCTTCAGAGAAGGGACTTTGTTTGAAGTTCGTGAGAAGAACAGCAGTGGCTGGTGGTTCTGCAGGGTCCTGGCTggggggccctgctgggagggctggaTCCCTTCCAATTACCTGCGGAAGAAGCCGTAG